The proteins below are encoded in one region of Nitrospira lenta:
- the queC gene encoding 7-cyano-7-deazaguanine synthase QueC yields the protein MPLDAVPQRRAVILLSGGLDSTVTAAVAKQEGCDLFLLTIAYRQRHAIEIEQAKQVAASFGVQHHQVVEVDLRALGGSALTGNLAVPKDRKEQERTQGIPITYVPARNLIFLSLAAAHAEVVGASVVYFGANVLDYSGYPDCRPEFIRAFEQAVAVGTKSGVEGTRLEVRAPLLTMSKAEIIQLGMTLHAPLHLTHSCYDPVGSLACGHCDSCLIRRQGFAQAGVEDPVAYAVR from the coding sequence ATGCCTCTTGATGCAGTACCCCAGCGGCGTGCCGTTATTCTCCTGAGCGGAGGACTGGATTCTACGGTTACGGCCGCTGTGGCGAAGCAGGAGGGGTGCGACCTCTTTTTGCTGACCATTGCCTATCGGCAGCGACATGCTATTGAGATTGAGCAAGCCAAGCAGGTGGCTGCTTCGTTCGGCGTCCAACACCATCAGGTCGTAGAGGTCGATCTTCGTGCGTTGGGGGGATCGGCTCTGACCGGAAATCTGGCGGTTCCCAAGGATCGCAAGGAGCAGGAGCGGACGCAGGGCATTCCGATCACCTATGTTCCTGCCAGAAACCTGATCTTCCTATCGTTGGCTGCGGCCCATGCGGAAGTGGTGGGGGCGTCGGTCGTTTATTTCGGCGCGAACGTGCTGGATTACTCAGGCTATCCCGATTGTCGCCCTGAATTTATCCGCGCATTCGAGCAAGCTGTCGCGGTCGGCACAAAGAGCGGCGTCGAGGGGACGCGCCTGGAAGTCCGTGCGCCGCTGTTGACGATGTCCAAGGCAGAGATTATTCAATTGGGTATGACGCTCCACGCGCCGCTTCATCTGACCCATAGCTGTTATGATCCCGTTGGATCGCTCGCCTGTGGACATTGCGATAGCTGCCTCATTCGCCGCCAGGGATTTGCCCAAGCGGGAGTTGAGGATCCGGTCGCATATGCGGTACGGTAA
- a CDS encoding TraR/DksA family transcriptional regulator: MATKVPAKKKAEVKKTKPASVVESKKAAPAVVVTAKAAPAQIIIEALRPKESAKDRDARERRQETLHQMLMGKRQEIIREIEGNLGQSLTEDQQRRLESARDVGDQALMDLDRELGISLMEMRNRRRQAIDESLNRLRDGTYGMCAECGIEISEKRLQAVPFAKLCVECQSKAELLEKIEKEEDRD, from the coding sequence ATGGCAACCAAAGTGCCTGCAAAAAAGAAAGCAGAAGTGAAAAAGACAAAACCAGCCTCTGTCGTTGAGTCCAAGAAGGCGGCCCCCGCAGTCGTTGTAACGGCAAAGGCGGCTCCTGCGCAGATTATTATCGAGGCGCTACGTCCCAAGGAATCGGCGAAAGACCGGGATGCCCGTGAACGCCGCCAAGAGACATTGCACCAGATGTTGATGGGCAAACGCCAAGAGATCATTCGTGAAATCGAAGGCAATCTGGGTCAGTCGTTGACGGAGGATCAGCAACGCCGGCTGGAGTCTGCCCGTGATGTCGGTGACCAGGCGTTGATGGATCTTGATCGCGAACTCGGCATCTCGCTCATGGAGATGCGCAATCGCCGTCGGCAGGCCATCGATGAGTCGCTCAATCGCTTGCGTGACGGTACCTATGGTATGTGTGCCGAGTGTGGTATTGAGATCAGCGAGAAGCGGCTTCAAGCCGTGCCGTTTGCCAAGCTCTGCGTCGAGTGTCAATCCAAAGCCGAGCTGCTGGAAAAAATTGAAAAGGAAGAAGATCGCGATTGA